CTActattcattttcatctttagATTATATTACCCTAATTACTAATGTTGTGATGTGAGTAATtgatagaggtgctcatgggccgatCTGGGTTTGGCCTGGGCTCATGTAAGATATTTAGACTAATTTTTCAAGTTTGGGTCTAGCTGGGCTGAAGGTAtgggtttattttttgtctAAGCCCGACTCAATTTAAGAAAGGTAAATCTTGGCCCAACTCGACATgctcatatttgatttttttagattaatttttatttaaaaataattttttacaaaatataatacactaaaaaaacgctaaaataaaaattttctaacacattaaaaagtatttgtattaaaaacattactataaatataataaatattttattatattaaaaaacacaaataaatacaaaaaatattttattatattgcatatattttttaaaattttatattttggattgagttatttagttgggtaagttttttttattatttaaattttgggtaatgtatttaattgttattgagttaatgatttaatataaatataaatatatataactattatttaacatatataattagtacaatatttttttataacataatatattttggCTGGGTCAAGTTAGGCTCGAGCAAAAAATCTTGCACTAGGCTCAACCCATATAGAAAATGAGCctcaaattttattcaaaaataatttttgagcCTCGTATTTTGTCCAAACTCTCTCGTTTTTCAGGAGAACCTTCAGATTTGGACGAACCATGAATAAGCCTAATAATATTTAGGGATTGTTTGGTATGCGAAATGGAGCATCacttttgataatataaaaagggtaaattacaccttTAATCATCcgattttcataaattattattgtaggtacaaaaaaaaattacattttaaatactacagataaaaattattttcattttgatcctCTATCATTAATttagtgaaattttattttggtgacCGGCAAAAGCATTACAAAAAGATTGAGTGGAGGCGTGCCAAAATTGGCAGATCATTCATCTATTGGCTTTTCTGGAATTCACCTTCTAAGCCCACCACCTATCAGTGTCGTCATGGACGAATAATTCAGCTCTCAGTTTCTTTGGCGCTTCAAAGTTGAGAGATAAACTCTTTGGTACGTACTGAACCCAATAGTTGGAAAAAGACGCTGCCGTTTTCTTGGACGCAATaaagctttttttaaaaaaatagtctTAAACCCCTTCTTACATAAAACCCTGAACTTTCCAGTTTAGAATAATTTACCATTCCACTGCAACCCAATGAATCGCCCCCATTTCTTCTTCCCCTTTAATCTCTTCCTTGCGCAACACGACTTCTTTGAATCTTTTTATTGCCTTTGACACCTAAACATTTCAacaattctttttttatttttttcccatttaaaTTGTTCATCAAATTTGGTTCAAGGTTTAATATCTTTCAACATTTCAGCTCCTAATGGGGAGATTCAATTGGCTAAGGCTAGTAAGTACGCTcgacccaattttttttattgaccatttatactgaatttcaatttaattcggCGAATTATGCTTCGTTTTTAGctctttattgatgattttatttCGCGGGTATTCACGTGCAGTGTCGACGGCATTGGGTTTCAACCATGCCTGTCGAATGGACGATTGATGGAGGCGATGGGTTTAGgaaattttctataatattCCAATCGTTAAATCGTGAAAGAGGTATTACAGCTTAATTTTTGAATGCCCATTTCTAATAATAAGCTAATAGTAACAGTTAtctttatctttcttttcttggggggggggggggaattaGCTTTGCACAGTTGCAGTTTTGGTACTGGGAAACCCCTTGATTTCATGACCCCAGGAATGTCGTTGAAAGAGCGATATTTTCATTCAACAGGTTTTTTccctttactttttcttttgaacttGAGGGATTGAAATTGTTAAgaattcaaattttcttgagGTAATTTGTTTTTCTAGGGTCTCACTTCTCTGCTAAACAAGATTACTACGAAATTCTTGGGCTGCCCGAAAATGCCACCCGAGATGAGATTAAAAAGGCATATCATGCAGTGAGTAGACTAAACTGTTAATGATTAACATGTAGAAACCATCTGGGgaattcttttattgttttgtttggtTATGCAGCTTGCCAAGAAGTACCATCCTGATGctaataaaaataatccttCTGCAAAGAGGAAGTTTCAAGAGATAACAGATGCCTATGAGGTTTGTAATTTCTAGTTGTtggttaaataaatataaaagtatttttttggAAATCTTGTTAAACATTTTCCATTCAATCGTTTATTGTGTTTAATTGCAGACTTTGCAAAATCCTGAAAAGAGGAGAGAATATGATACGGTAACTAATACTTCCCCCTTTTTCCTTATTAGTTGTAGTACTTGCCTTTTCTTTTACCTTCCAGAAGTGAATTGCTTATACGGTTTTGCTACTATTGGTGCTTTAGGCTATTGTTGCCACCATGTTTTGTTCGGATAGGGCTTTTAAATTATCCGTAGTTTGATGTATGTTGTTTCTAAACTCATTGAATCTCTCTGAATCTTTATGAAAAAGATGCGTGCCGGAAGTTCAGAAGACATGGGATATGGTGCAAATGGTGCTGAAGGGTTTGGATTCTATGATGCAAGTGGTGCAAAGGGGTTTAGATATACTTATCAAACAAACTTCTCTGATTCATTCTCTAAGATTTTTTCTGAGGTATTTTGTGTTCCCTCTGTCTATTCTTGTCTTTATGGATTTGGTTATCATGATGGCTCAAAAATGCTGAAACTTGATGCGTTGCAGATATTTCAAGATGAGATGGATCAATTTGCACCAGATATCCAGGTCAACACATTTTTCTATCCTGAAGGTTTCTACTAGCTTCATGCCTTACATTTCAAGTTAAAATATGTTCTGTTTGGAAAACTTGTAGACAGAGATCTTGCTCTCTTTTTCTGAAGCTGCTAAAGGATGCACGAAGGATCTACAGTTTGATGCATTTGTAACTTGTGATTCTTGTGGTAAGTAGCGCCTAAAATTTGTTGGAATCATGTTGTGTTCAAGAACCATACAAGCACAAATGTAATCCACTAAATGCATAATCCCTGTAGCACTCAATTTACATTTGTTTAATATGTATTCTCATAATCTCGTTACTGTTAGAAATCAATTTTTGCTTAATTTGTTGCAAATATTTTCCAGCATCTTGTCAGATGTGTTTGTATTCTCTTTCCATTTGTCTGAAGAATTGGTTTCTTTCCTCATTATACATGATATAGTTTTCTTGTGCCTTGTTTATTGCATAATGCAGATGGGCGTGGCTATCCGCCTAATGCCAAAGTGAAAGTTTGTTCAATTTGCAGAGGCTCAGGGACAGTGAGTTTTTTGACAATCTATTTTGATGGTGATTAGTATTTAAGTCTTTCAAATGGTATTCACTTTCGGAAGATAACCCtgccattttatttattatactgTATTAACTCTTAACCAGATTACAATTCCTCCATTTACATCAACATGCCATGCTTGTAAAGGATCGGGCCGAATAATCAAGGTCTGATGTGATTTTAGCAAAACATTCCCATTTCTTCTCTTACTTGTACACCATGTTGACAAGGTTTCACTCACGATTCAGGAATACTGCATGTCATGCCAAGGTTCAGGGGTTGTTGAAGGTgttaaagaaattaaagttaCAATACCTGCAGGTAGTATTAGATATTTGTCTTGGATGAAGCAAATTTTAATTTCAGAAGTTTGATGATAGCTTTGGTTCTTAGCAGTTTATATGCGGAAAGTGGTTGCACATATATTTCTATAAGATTTAGAATGTAGCTTTAAGATAATCTTTTACAACTACTTTGTTTATATCTTAGGATGAATTTCAATCctaatatattcttttttttccttgtttgtttttggttttgattgttCAGAAATTTCCTATGTAATATTGTTAATTAACCCATCTCTATGATAAGTTCATTTTCTCAAGCTAGCTAGATCAAAGATGGCTAGGGCTACTTTTAGTTTCTGAATTTTGCATGGATCTATGAATGCCAAACAAGTTCTAGGATGGAACATTGTTCACATGAATGGTCTACCGTCAGTGGAAAACATAATATGTTGCTTAAGATAGTAGCACTAAGTTTGTTGATTGCAGttgtttttcttctaaaataatgGATTAGGTGTGGATTCTGGAGATACAATACGTGTACCAGAAGCTGGTAATATTAGGCGACAAGGAAGTCAACTTGGTAACTTGTTCATTAAGATAAAGGTGGAGTTACTTCTATTGCCTTGTATCTCTATAAAGCTCACTTAAGGGCTGTTTTCTTAAGGGTGATTATGTGCAAGTGTAGACTGCATTTCATAATTCTGGTCATTAGATTTGTGGTTCTACTTTTTGTTTGAGCTGGCATACATGTGACACATTTATCTGAAGCCAGAATATGATAAGTTTTTACATTGATTTGCTAGTTTGAAGCCAATAACTAATTGCTATTTGCTTCTTGAGATATATATCAcctttgattttgtaatctagGTTGCAGATGATCCTGTCTTTACTAGAGATGGTGCAGATGTTTATGTCGACTCCAATATTAGCTTTACACAAGTAAGAATTTGTTCCATGCAAAATACTTACTACTGCATCTGATTAGAGCAGATGGGCAATTTCACCGTATTTGAAACATTTGATAtagagcttttttttttttgttactatatgtttgtttcctgaTGTTGTTTCTCTCACCTGGATCTTTTTTATGTGCTTATACTATATATTATCTCTTATTATTAGTAAAAACATCTCAGTTGGTTTCTAAGTGTGTGCATACTTTCTCCCTTCTTGAACTAAACTTTATGTTGTTTCTCTTACCTTATCAAGGAACTTCTATTGATTTGtttagaaaattcaaataattctaTCAATATTGGATTTCTTACAGGCAATTCTTGGTGGTGCAGTGGAGGTGCCTACACTCTCAGGAAAGATTCAAGTGAAAgtaataattttggttttgtaccacttttttatttgtattacaCAATTTACCTTTCAGTTAGAGTTGATTGAAGGCAAAAGTAAATTTCTGTTACTAGAGTAGCTAATCTAGTTATGCAAAATTATGTTCTGAGTTTTTAAGATCATTGGACATGAGCCTCAGTCTTATCCAAATTTGGACATGTTAAAGTATGAAACCTGGAATGAACTTCTCATGTTTATAAAGATACGTTATAATTTTTTAGCCCACTGTCTAGAGCccgaaatattttttaatttttcaacagTTGACATGCATCAAGGTGTCCAGCATTAACcattttgtattttgaaatgATCAGATCCCAAAAGGATGTCAACATGGACAACTTCTTGCTCTAAGAGGCAAAGGCATGTTTTAATCATTCCTCCCTACTGCCACTCCCGCTCCCTTTTCCTAGGTGCTGCTTAAACTTACTCGTGCAATTTCCTGCCATGAATGTGCTTTCTTTGTGAGTTCCTGCAGGACTGCCGAAGCATGGTTTTCTAGCATATCATGGAGATCAATATGTCCGTTTCCGTGTTAATTTGCCCATGTAAGTTTCATTTAGCTTATTCCAGTTTATATCGTTGGTTGGATTATCTCTACGTTTGTGATTGTTGATATGAAGATATATGGATCTGTTTGGAGAGGATGGCACCTGAGATATTTCATTCCATTGATGCATGCCTATCTGTCTACCTTTTTAACTGAGGCTTAGTTGAGTATATTATGCTTCTGGCCATAAGAAAAATTCTCATGATGCTTATTAAGATGACGACTCTGGTTACAAAGTTTACttctctctctccctctctccTTTAATGTGGAGTGAAGTTGGATAATCTGCTAAgatcattttaattcaatagGCTATTTCATCAAAATATAAACTGAAAGCTAAGCATACTATACCAGTCATGGTTAGATTTGTGGGAACCATATTGCCTCAAAAATGCTTGAtcttatttattgtttactCTGCTGATCATTTCTGCCTTATGGAAATGGAAGCTTTCATCGTTGGTGCACATACATGAGTGCTTGCTATAGCTGAGTATCCGACTGTGCTGGTAGAATCTAAGTTGCTTCATGTGGTTATTTATACTTGTAAACTATAGCCTCTGTCTAATCCCTATGTGAATTGTGGTTGATAGATTGGTAACTGCTATCTTTTTCTGTCTAGTTAGTCTAAAGATATCAGAGCATTCTGTTATATGTGTCGTTATTATTGCTGTTTTCTACTGAGTGTTCATAACTTTCTTTTGGTACTGTATGAAAACTTTCTTTTACACAGGCCCTGGgttttatcttttattcatcTTAGACCAATATACTACTGTGAAAACATATTTCCTAATTTTTATTGTCTCATTCTTCTTCCTCCCTACCTCCTTCAGTGAGATAAATAACCGGCAACGTGCGATTTTAGAGGAACTTGCAGAGGAGgaaattaataatgaaaatgaaagcaCCGATGAAGGCAACTGGTAAGTGTACTTCACAATAAGCTTGCATCTGCAAGTCCAGTTCTTTCAGAACTCATTTACATCCTTATTTTAATGGGTTCATATTAGTATTGTCAATTTTGATCCTAACTTGAAAGCTCAATTCAAtctaatttgattataaaaaaagtCAATGATTCAAACCTGAATTGACTTAAACCTAAAACAATCTGAATCTAAAACTACTTTAACTCGAAACGACTTGAACTTGAACTTACTCAAAATGATCTAAACCCATAATGACCCGACCTAAAAACCAAGTCTCAAACTTGaaagacttgaacccaaaacAGCTTGAACCAAAACAAGTTGAACCTGGAATTGACCTGAACGAAAACTAACCCGGCCCGTCCAATTAACAGGTCTAGTTTAGATTTTGGCACATTTTGTTCTAGGCATAATGCAACGACTTCCATGATCTTAGATGTTCATGAAAATAGCTGTTTGCATCTGCATGTACCAATGGCGATGGCTGATGTTATAATTGGGAATGTCATCATGCTCCTGATTTGCTATCTTTTAGAATATGTTTTATCCTATATTCCAAAGTAGATTTTAGATTAGCTGTGTCATTTGTTGATAAAGTACAGACTTTTAGTTCTACTGACCAATGTTCAATCCCTAACAACCTcaaataccaaaaattaaaagggaCCAGTTGATTTGGATTCAAATACATGTAGCAGTCATAAGTTGCCTGATTATTTTTTGGGGttactttaataattattttgattgtgATGAAGACCCTGAAATGGACAACAGGCTTTACCAGCAGCTATCTACTGGTTGAACTTACAGGTGGGAGAGAATTGTTGAACATGTAACAGCTCCAAAGTTCATGATTGAGAT
This genomic stretch from Gossypium raimondii isolate GPD5lz chromosome 6, ASM2569854v1, whole genome shotgun sequence harbors:
- the LOC105773868 gene encoding chaperone protein dnaJ 1, mitochondrial isoform X1, which encodes MGRFNWLRLCRRHWVSTMPVEWTIDGGDGFRKFSIIFQSLNRERALHSCSFGTGKPLDFMTPGMSLKERYFHSTGSHFSAKQDYYEILGLPENATRDEIKKAYHALAKKYHPDANKNNPSAKRKFQEITDAYETLQNPEKRREYDTMRAGSSEDMGYGANGAEGFGFYDASGAKGFRYTYQTNFSDSFSKIFSEIFQDEMDQFAPDIQTEILLSFSEAAKGCTKDLQFDAFVTCDSCDGRGYPPNAKVKVCSICRGSGTITIPPFTSTCHACKGSGRIIKEYCMSCQGSGVVEGVKEIKVTIPAGVDSGDTIRVPEAGNIRRQGSQLGNLFIKIKVADDPVFTRDGADVYVDSNISFTQAILGGAVEVPTLSGKIQVKIPKGCQHGQLLALRGKGLPKHGFLAYHGDQYVRFRVNLPIEINNRQRAILEELAEEEINNENESTDEGNWWERIVEHVTAPKFMIEISLLLLILLFLKKTLA
- the LOC105773868 gene encoding chaperone protein dnaJ 1, mitochondrial isoform X2, with product MGRFNWLRLCRRHWVSTMPVEWTIDGGDGFRKFSIIFQSLNRERALHSCSFGTGKPLDFMTPGMSLKERYFHSTGSHFSAKQDYYEILGLPENATRDEIKKAYHALAKKYHPDANKNNPSAKRKFQEITDAYETLQNPEKRREYDTMRAGSSEDMGYGANGAEGFGFYDASGAKGFRYTYQTNFSDSFSKIFSEIFQDEMDQFAPDIQTEILLSFSEAAKGCTKDLQFDAFVTCDSCDGRGYPPNAKVKVCSICRGSGTITIPPFTSTCHACKGSGRIIKEYCMSCQGSGVVEGVKEIKVTIPAGVDSGDTIRVPEAGNIRRQGSQLGNLFIKIKVADDPVFTRDGADVYVDSNISFTQAILGGAVEVPTLSGKIQVKIPKGCQHGQLLALRGKGLPKHGFLAYHGDQYVRFRVNLPIEINNRQRAILEELAEEEINNENESTDEGNWLYQQLSTG
- the LOC105773868 gene encoding chaperone protein dnaJ 1, mitochondrial isoform X3 encodes the protein MGRFNWLRLCRRHWVSTMPVEWTIDGGDGFRKFSIIFQSLNRERALHSCSFGTGKPLDFMTPGMSLKERYFHSTGSHFSAKQDYYEILGLPENATRDEIKKAYHALAKKYHPDANKNNPSAKRKFQEITDAYETLQNPEKRREYDTMRAGSSEDMGYGANGAEGFGFYDASGAKGFRYTYQTNFSDSFSKIFSEIFQDEMDQFAPDIQTEILLSFSEAAKGCTKDLQFDAFVTCDSCDGRGYPPNAKVKVCSICRGSGTITIPPFTSTCHACKGSGRIIKEYCMSCQGSGVVEGVKEIKVTIPAGVDSGDTIRVPEAGNIRRQGSQLGNLFIKIKVADDPVFTRDGADVYVDSNISFTQAILGGAVEVPTLSGKIQVKIPKGCQHGQLLALRGKGLPKHGFLAYHGDQYVRFRVNLPIEINNRQRAILEELAEEEINNENESTDEGN